Proteins encoded by one window of Ascochyta rabiei chromosome 1, complete sequence:
- a CDS encoding Putative ATPase yields the protein MAASSNASTKSDPTPDSSLPPANMDDDNVSKTMQDEETRMKLQREKQDAKRDAQLERERQEDIKSGREVLDKKFQQLEFLMNKSKLYATVMLAQMQRQEDEEKEQDEKTDGQASRREKNAETAAAESQRRATRNSAVNGASTLGKKADSASKKKGRGRPRKENSSIADYFKKEDLEKKVEEEATEKHKDEDNVKTGDIGIQNLKSARQPKLVTGGTMRSYQLEGLEWMLSLYQNGINGILADEMGLGKTIQTISMLAHLWENNSFGPFLIAAPLSTTSNWVAEFEKWTPSIPVMLYHGDKKEREKLRKTRLKNPGTKDFPVVVTSYEICMNDRKFLTHFGWQFIIIDEGHRIKNLDCRLIRELQQFQSANRLLITGTPLQNNLVELWSLLHFLLPTVFDKLSTFESWFDFSGLKDKSNFEQLLSEERQQYLVKSLHAVLKPFLLRRVKTDVEALMPKKREYVLYAPLTPMQRELYQAILDGTSRSYLEDKAVERLSVGLASRSGTPLSIRSNNTVKRKAVSSANTPVKSVKSSRAGTPASVASTRGRDRAKRNYEEVSDDEYFAGIDKEDSTLEEEEKLDSEGEDERIRAATFEIAKRQLLQKKLGNPIMQLRLCCNSPYNFFNPFLKAEIEDGETFASDTDIDETIVSTSGKMLLLDSLLPPLIDDGHKVLIFSQFTTTLDLIGQYLALRSWSHARIDGSVAQSDRQAQILAFNKSNSKDGTNIFILSTRAGGQGINLAAADTVILFDSDWNPQQDLQAMDRAHRIGQTRNVIVYRFATRNTVEQKLLESAEAKRRLEKLVIRKGGVRNNAGKGVEKEQEVEELQRLLRRSDGEKFDIAGEGEGRLFSEEELAILLDRSDEAYERAEKGLDVGGEGQVFQAVGKREEGALMEGLRA from the exons ATGGCTGCTTCTTCGAATGCCAGCACGAAATCCGATCCCACCCCTGACTCCTCGCTGCCACCAGCCAACATGGATGACGACAACGTGTCAAAAACGATGCAGGACGAAGAGACGCGCATGAAACTACAACGCGAGAAGCAAGACGCGAAACGTGATGCTCAATTGGAGAGGGAGAGGCAGGAGGATATCAAGAGTGGCAGAGAGGTGTTGGACAAGAAGTTTCAGCAATTGGAGTTTTTGATGAATAAGAGCAAG CTTTATGCGACGGTCATGCTTGCGCAAATGCAGCGCCAGGAGGACGAAGAAAAGGAACAGGACGAAAAGACGGATGGTCAAGCCTCCAGACGCGAGAAGAACGCTGAAACAGCAGCTGCAGAATCGCAACGACGCGCAACACGAAACTCAGCCGTGAACGGGGCATCGACGCTAGGGAAAAAGGCAGATAGTGCGTCAAAGAAGAAGGGGAGAGGGAGGCCAAGGAAGGAGAACTCGAGTATAGCGGACTACTTCAAGAAAGAAGACCTGGAGAAGAAAGTTGAAGAAGAAGCTACAGAAAAGCACAAGGACGAGGACAACGTCAAGACAGGAGACATTGGCATCCAAAACCTCAAGTCCGCACGACAACCGAAACTCGTCACCGGAGGCACAATGCGATCCTATCAGTTAGAAGGGCTGGAATGGATGCTCTCACTTTACCAGAATGGTATTAATGGCATTCTAGCAGATGAGATGGGTCTAGGCAAGACGATACAAACCATCTCTATGCTCGCACATCTGTGGGAGAACAACTCGTTTGGCCCGTTCCTGATTGCTGCTCCTCTCAGCACAACGAGCAATTGGGTGGCTGAGTTCGAGAAGTGGACACCAAGCATTCCGGTAATGCTTTATCACGGCGACAAGAAGGAGCGTGAGAAGCTTCGCAAGACGAGACTGAAGAATCCAGGCACGAAAGATTTCCCCGTCGTTGTCACCAGCTATGAGATTTGCATGAACGACCGGAAGTTTTTGACCCACTTTGGCTGGCAGTTCATTATTATCGATGAGGGACATCGTATCAAGAATCTTGACTGCCGGCTCATCCGCGAATTGCAACAGTTTCAGTCCGCAAATCGTCTCCTCATCACTGGAACACCACTGCAAAACAATCTTGTAGAGCTCTGGTCTCTGCTACACTTTCTTCTGCCAACAGTGTTTGACAAACTGTCCACATTCGAGAGTTGGTTTGATTTTTCTGGCTTGAAAGACAAGTCGAACTTTGAGCAGCTCCTCTCCGAGGAGCGACAGCAGTATTTGGTGAAGTCACTGCATGCAGTACTGAAACCATTCTTGCTGCGGCGTGTCAAGACTGACGTCGAAGCTCTGATGCCCAAAAAGCGAGAGTATGTACTCTATGCACCGCTTACTCCAATGCAGCGAGAGCTATATCAGGCGATTTTGGACGGCACAAGCCGATCATACCTCGAGGATAAGGCAGTCGAGAGGCTAAGCGTCGGGCTCGCGAGCCGGTCTGGGACGCCTCTGAGTATCCGTAGCAACAACACCGTCAAACGCAAAGCTGTCAGCAGTGCTAACACGCCCGTCAAGAGCGTGAAGTCGTCTCGTGCTGGTACCCCTGCGTCAGTGGCTTCTACACGTGGCCGTGATAGAGCTAAGAGGAATTATGAAGAGGTTAGCGATGATGAGTACTTTGCGGGCATCGACAAAGAAGACAGCACATTggaggaagaagaaaaacTTGACTCAGAAGGAGAAGATGAGCGTATCAGGGCAGCAACGTTCGAGATTGCGAAGCGTCAGCTCTTACAAAAGAAACTTGGCAACCCGATCATGCAGCTCCGCCTCTGTTGCAACTCGCCCTACAATTTCTTCAACCCATTCCTGAAAGCCGAAATCGAGGACGGCGAAACCTTCGCGTCCGACACGGATATTGACGAAACCATCGTCTCAACATCTGGCAAGATGCTGCTTCTCGACTCCCTCCTCCCTCCTCTGATCGACGACGGCCACAAAGTCCTTATTTTCAGCCAATTCACCACAACTCTCGACCTCATTGGGCAATACCTCGCTTTGCGGTCTTGGTCGCACGCCCGCATCGACGGTTCCGTCGCGCAATCCGACCGACAAGCCCAGATTCTCGCCTTCAATAAGTCAAATTCCAAAGATGGAACAAACATCTTCATCTTATCCACCCGCGCCGGCGGCCAAGGTATCAACCTCGCAGCCGCAGACACTGTGATTCTCTTCGACTCAGACTGGAACCCTCAGCAGGATCTCCAAGCCATGGATCGCGCGCATCGCATTGGGCAAACGCGCAACGTCATCGTCTACCGCTTCGCCACACGCAACACAGTTGAGCAGAAGCTCCTTGAGTCCGCCGAAGCCAAGCGTCGTCTTGAGAAACTCGTCATCCGCAAAGGCGGCGTGCGAAACAATGCAGGCAAGGGGGTGGAGAAGGAGCAAGAGGTTGAGGAGCTGCAGAGGCTGCTTCGGAGAAGCGATGGTGAGAAATTCGACATTGCGGGTGAAGGGGAGGGGAGATTGTTCAGTGAGGAAGAGTTGGCGATCTTGTTGGATCGAAGCGATGAGGCGTATGAGAGGGCGGAGAAGGGACTGGATGTTGGTGGTGAAGGGCAGGTGTTCCAAGCTGTGGGGAAAAGGGAAGAAGGAGCTCTTATGGAAGGGCTAAGGGCGTAA
- a CDS encoding Cell division control protein 3 — MESNGAVSPAPPSRASPSPPTTANALPQTITAKDPKLAAQMANDLNIVRRKLTGYVGFANLPNQWHRKSVRKGFNFNVMVVGESGLGKSTLVNTLFNTSLYPPKERKPPSIDISKTVSIQSISADIEENGVRLRLTVVDTPGFGDFINNDESWDPIVKNIEQRFDAYLDAENKVNRMNIVDNRIHAVVYFIQPTGHSLKPLDVEVMKKLHTKVNLIPVVAKADTVSDDEIDNFKRRILADIAYHKIQIFEGPRYELDDEETIAENQEIMAKVPFAVVGSNEEVITADGRKVRGRAMPWGVVEVDNEEHCDFVKLRQMLIRTHMEELKENTNNALYENYRSEKLTAMGVQQDSSVFKEINPAVKQEEERSLHEQKLQKMEMEMKMVFQQKVNEKESKLRQSEEELYARHKEMKDQLDRQRGELEEKKARIESGRPLEEKGKRKGFSLR; from the exons ATGG AATCCAACGGCGCCGTATCACCCGCCCCTCCCTCACGTGCGTCCCCATCACCACCAACAACCGCGAACG CCCTTCCCCAGACCATCACAGCGAAGGATCCAAAGCTCGCAGCACAGATGGCGAACGACCTGAACATTGTGCGCAGAAAGCTCACCGGCTACGTTGGTTTCGCAAACTTGCCCAACCAGTGGCACCGCAAGAGTGTGCGCAAGGGCTTCAACTTCAACGTTATGGTCGTTG GTGAATCTGGCCTCGGAAAGTCGACACTCGTGAACACACTGTTCAACACTTCCTTGTATCCTCCCAAGGAGCGCAAGCCCCCCAGCATCGATATCTCCAAGACCGTTTCCATACAATCCATCAGCGCTGATATCGAGGAGAACGGCGTTCGCCTGCGATTGACTGTCGTTGACACACCCGGCTTCGGTGACTTCATCAACAATGATGAATCATGGGACCCTATTGTCAAGAACATCGAACAACGATTTGACGCCTATCTGGATGCTGAGAACAAAGTCAACCGCATGAACATCGTTGACAACCGTATCCACGCTGTTGTTTACTTCATCCAACCTACCGGTCACTCGCTCAAGCCTCTTGATGTTGAGGTCATGAAGAAGCTGCATACCAAAGTCAACTTGATCCCCGTGGTTGCCAAGGCTGATACCGTCTCTGACGACGAGATTGACAACTTCAAGCGAAGG ATTCTCGCAGACATCGCCTACCACAAGATCCAGATCTTCGAAGGGCCACGATACGagctcgacgacgaggagacAATTGCCGAGAACCAAGAGATCATGGCCAAGGTGCCTTTCGCCGTTGTCGGTTCTAACGAGGAGGTCATTACGGCTGATGGCCGCAAGGTCCGTGGTCGCGCAATGCCATGGGGTGTTGTTGAGGTCGACAACGAGGAGCACTGCGACTTCGTCAAGCTGCGACAGATGCTCATCCGTACTCACATGGAAGAGCTGAAGGAAAACACCAACAACGCACTCTACGAGAACTACCGCTCCGAGAAGCTTACAGCGATGGGTGTCCAGCAGGACTCCAGCGTGTTCAAGGAGATCAACCCTGCGGTCAAGCAGGAGGAGGAGCGCTCGTTGCACGAGCAGAAGCTCCAGaagatggagatggagatgaAGATGGTCTTCCAGCAGAAGGTCAACGAGAAGGAAAGCAAGTTGCGACAGAGCGAAGAGGAGCTGTACGCCCGTCACAAGGAGATGAAAGACCAGCTCGACCGACAACGAGGAGAGctcgaggagaagaaggcaCGCATCGAATCCGGACGGCCGCTGGAAGAGAAGGGCAAGAGGAAGGGCTTCTCCCTCCGTTAA
- a CDS encoding Glycogen phosphorylase: MLGRVSIIEESQPKMVRMAYLALIGSHKVNGVAELHSDLIKTTIFKDFVKIYGPDKFTNVTNGITPRRWLHQANPRLSELIASKLGGHEFLKDLTLLHKLEAFVDDKEFRKEFREIKYANKIRLAQHIEEHNGVKVNPAALFDVQVKRIHEYKRQQLNIFGVIHRYLQIKAMSPEERKKLAPRVSIFGGKAAPGYWMAKTVIHLINKVGDVVNNDKDVGDLLKVIFLEDYNVSKAEIITPASDISEHISTAGTEASGTSNMKFCLNGGLIIGTCDGANIEITREIGEENIFLFGNLSEDVEDLRHAHLYKHYELEPQLARVFDHIHKGTFGDAERFSALLNSIVEHGDYYLVSDDFDSYIKTQESIDESYKNTEEWTTKTILTVARMGFFTSDRCIDEYAESIWNVEPLIPKDEPAP; this comes from the coding sequence ATGCTCGGACGGGTGTCGATCATCGAGGAATCACAACCCAAGATGGTCCGAATGGCCTACTTGGCTTTGATTGGTTCCCACAAAGTCAATGGTGTTGCTGAGCTGCACTCTGATCTGATCAAAACCACTATTTTCAAGGACTTTGTCAAGATCTACGGACCTGACAAGTTCACCAATGTTACCAACGGCATCACACCACGCAGATGGCTGCACCAGGCCAACCCCAGACTTTCAGAGCTCATTGCTTCGAAACTCGGCGGCCATGAGTTCTTGAAGGACCTGACTCTCCTGCACAAGCTCGAAGCGTTCGTTGACGACAAAGAGTTTAGAAAGGAGTTCCGCGAAATCAAGTACGCCAATAAAATACGTCTAGCTCAGCATATCGAGGAGCACAACGGTGTCAAGGTCAATCCAGCAGCCCTCTTTGACGTCCAGGTCAAGCGCATTCACGAATACAAACGCCAACAGCTCAACATCTTCGGTGTAATCCACCGCTACCTCCAGATCAAGGCCATGTCACCTGAAGAGAGGAAGAAGCTTGCTCCTCGTGTGTCCATCTTTGGTGGCAAAGCTGCACCCGGATATTGGATGGCAAAGACGGTCATCCATCTCATCAACAAGGTCGGAGATGTTGTCAACAACGACAAGGACGTTGGCGATCTGCTCAAGGTCATCTTCTTGGAAGACTACAACGTCAGTAAAGCTGAGATCATCACACCTGCCAGCGATATCAGCGAACACATCTCTACTGCCGGTACTGAGGCCAGTGGCACAAGCAACATGAAGTTCTGTCTCAACGGTGGCCTTATCATCGGCACCTGCGACGGCGCTAACATCGAGATCACCCGCGAGATTGGTGAGGAGAATATCTTCCTCTTCGGTAACTTGTCCGAAGACGTCGAGGATCTCCGCCACGCGCACTTGTACAAGCACTACGAGCTCGAGCCGCAGCTCGCCAGGGTCTTCGACCATATCCACAAAGGCACATTTGGCGACGCTGAGCGCTTCTCTGCTCTGCTGAACAGCATCGTCGAGCACGGCGACTACTACCTTGTGTCTGACGACTTCGACTCTTACATCAAGACGCAAGAGTCGATCGACGAGAGCTACAAGAACACCGAGGAGTGGACAACGAAGACGATCTTGACAGTCGCACGTATGGGCTTCTTCACCAGCGACAGATGTATTGATGAGTACGCGGAGAGCATCTGGAACGTTGAGCCGCTCATTCCCAAAGATGAGCCTGCGCCGTAG
- a CDS encoding Glycogen phosphorylase yields MATAASSSSPRERRPSTSAPLADLKGPVGPANFTRPKHKRTVTGFGPSEIKAVENSIPEPQREAWRKFMPKPFSTSDEFNKETVRHIETTLARSLFNCDESAAYAGTALAFRDRLVLDWNKTQQSQTFADQKRVYYLSLEFLMGRALDNAMLNVEQKDIATKGLSDLGFRMEDVVSQEHDAALGNGGLGRLAACFLDSMASLNYPAWGYGLRYRYGIFKQEIVDGYQVEVPDYWLDFNPWEFQRHDITVDIQFYGHVNRWQDDEGKQQCSWEGGEIVQAVAYDVPVPGYKTGTCNNLRLWGSKAASGEFDFQKFNSGEYESSVADQQRAETISAVLYPNDNLERGKELRLKQQYFWCAASLYDIVRRFKKSKRAWSEFPNQVAIQLNDTHPTLAIPELLRILVDIEGLDWDDAWNIVQKTFGYTNHTVLPEALEKWSVPLMQHLLPRHLQVSLNSPGQYQVADCLHDNL; encoded by the exons ATGGCGACTGCTGCTTCCTCGTCGTCACCCCGGGAGCGCCGCCCCTCGACGAGCGCTCCGCTTGCTGACCTGAAGGGTCCCGTTGGGCCTGCGAACTTCACTCGCCCCAAGCACAAGAGGACCGTGACCGGTTTCGGTCCCAGCGAAATCAAGGCTGTTGAGAACAGCATCCCAGAGCCCCAGCGTGAGGCTTGGAGGAAATTC ATGCCCAAGCCTTTCTCTACATCGGACGAATTCAACAAAGAGACTGTACGTCACATTGAGACTACCCTCGCTCGTTCGCTGTTCAACTGCGATGAATCGGCTGCGTACGCTGGAACCGCCCTGGCGTTCAGGGATCGTCTGGTTTTGGATTGGAACAAGACACAACAGAGCCAGACGTTTGCTGACCAGAAGCGCGTATACT ATCTGTCCCTGGAGTTTCTGATGGGACGAGCTCTAGATAATGCTATGCTCAACGTTGAGCAGAAGGATATTGCTACTA AGGGTCTCTCCGACCTTGGTTTCCGTATGGAGGATGTCGTTTCTCAAGAGCATGACGCTGCTCTTGGTAACGGTGGTCTCGGACGCCTTGCCGCCTGCTTCCTCGATTCTATGGCTTCCTTGAACTACCCGGCTTGGGGCTACGGACTGCGATACCGATACGGTATCTTCAAGCAGGAGATTGTCGACGGTTACCAGGTCGAAGTCCCTGACTACTGGCTCGACTTCAACCCGTGGGAGTTCCAGAGACACGACATTACAGTTGATATCCAGTTCTACGGTCACGTAAATCGCTGGCAAGACGACGAGGGCAAGCAGCAGTGCTCTTGGGAGGGCGGCGAGATTGTACAGGCTGTAGCTTACGATGTCCCGGTTCCTGGCTACAAGACTGGCACATGCAACAACCTCCGTCTCTGGGGTAGCAAGGCTGCCAGCGGTGAGTTTGACTTCCAGAAGTTCAACTCTGGCGAGTACGAGAGCTCAGTGGCAGATCAGCAGCGTGCTGAGACTATCTCTGCTGTTCTGTACCCCAACGACAACCTCGAGCGCGGAAAGGAGCTTCGTCTTAAGCAGCAATACTTCTGGTGCGCCGCATCGCTCTACGACATCGTTCGCCGTTTCAAAAAGAGCAAGCGCGCGTGGAGCGAGTTTCCTAACCAGGTCGCTATCCAGCTAAATGACACCCACCCGACTCTGGCCATTCCTGAACTTCTGAGGATATTGGTCGATATTGAGGGTCTGGACTGGGATGATGCGTGGAACA TCGTGCAGAAGACTTTCGGCTACACTAACCACACGGTCCTCCCTGAGGCGCTCGAGAAGTGGTCTGTTCCTCTGATGCAGCATCTCCTCCCCCGCCATCTCCAAGTAAGTTTGAATTCTCCAGGCCAATATCAAGTCGCTGACTGTCTCCACGATAATTTATGA
- a CDS encoding Tyrosinase, with protein sequence MHISIATALSAATLVSGAAIKRQNVPSESVPLTSLFPALPLSIFEQTAGHTLTLEEAIAGVNLTEKINDLAGKVEDKVEDTLDNLDNLIAPNMKVKVAAAAATCSTVRVRQEWDSVSTSDRQNFVDALKCLMGKAPSGQFAASKSRYEDFVALHQTLTPRVHQNAKFLLWHRYYLWTFEQILRDDCGFTGPLPWFDETKYAGKFSQSSIFSSQWMGGIALNGNCVTDGQFANLAINVGPGTGNQPHCLARNGDSAKTINTGQSMVDACNSRATFADMASCSEGGAHAWGHNGIGAVMLDVYGSPADPTFWLHHGFIDRNFRIWQNQNAGVRTTTIDGNDIDGNALTLDNTINVYDFRPDVKIRDILDTAGPTLCYKYNY encoded by the exons ATGCACATCTCAATCGCAACCGCCTTGTCGGCTGCAACACTAGTGTCTGGCGCCGCCATCAAGCGACAGAATGTGCCCTCTGAGTCTGTCCCATTGACATCGCTCTTCCCGGCGTTGCCTCTCTCCATCTTCGAGCAGACTGCAGGACACACATTGACCCTCGAGGAAGCCATTGCTGGAGTGAACCTCACCGAAAAGATCAATGACCTCGCCGGCAAGGTCGAGGACAAGGTCGAGGACACCCTCGATAACCTCGACAACCTCATCGCACCCAACATGAAAGTCAAAGtggctgctgccgctgctacATGCTCCACTGTCCGTGTTCGTCAGGAGTGGGACTCGGTTTCCACGAGTGACAGGCAAAACTTTGTGGACGCGCTCAAGTGCTTGATGGGCAAGGCCCCCTCTGGCCAATTCGCAGCCTCCAAGAGCCGCTACGAAGACTTTGTTGCCCTGCACCAGACCCTTACACCCAGGGTACACCAGAACGCGAAGTTCCTGCTGTGGCACAGGTATTACCTCTGGACGTTCGAACAAATCCTCCGGGATGACTGCGGCTTCACCGGCCCCCTACCATGGTTCGATGAGACCAAGTACGCTGGAAAGTTCTCCCAGTCTTCCATCTTCTCCAGCCAGTGGATGGGTGGCATCGCACTCAACGGCAACTGTGTCACGGACGGC CAATTCGCCAACCTGGCGATCAATGTTGGACCTGGCACAGGTAACCAGCCTCATTGCCTTGCCCGTAACGGCGACAGCGCCAAGACAATCAATACCGGCCAGTCCATGGTCGACGCTTGCAACTCTCGCGCCACCTTTGCCGACATGGCCAGCTGCTCTGAAGGCGGTGCTCACGCCTGGGGCCACAACGGCATCGGCGCTGTCATGCTGGACGTCTACGGCTCGCCCGCCGACCCAACCTTCTGGCTGCACCAC GGCTTCATCGACCGCAACTTCCGCATCTGGCAGAACCAGAACGCTGGTGTTCGCACGACTACCATCGATGGCAACGACATCGATGGCAACGCGCTGACGCTCGACAACACCATCAACGTGTACGACTTCAGGCCGGATGTCAAGATCAGGGATATTCTTGATACCGCTGGCCCTACCCTTTGCTACAAGTACAACTACTAA
- a CDS encoding Transmembrane nucleoporin — translation MAPPPPSNLPLGQRLAALAQTLQFAWFAGHVTLLLASLRYGLSYITFNYNSKWAAFSYRTAFVSACVTYGIVVYKAYRARMRAGKQGGVMALATDENVQYLIMALVWLFMRQVPLAVLPFTVYSIFHVATYVRSNLIPTISPQPAAASAPGAKPQASAVAETIGKFVKEYYDASMTLVALLEIALWFRVVGSALLFQKGSWILLAVYTVFFRARYAQSSFVQDAINQVTARIDAQLANQSTPPAARQGWGTFKNIVRQAADATDIRKYVGGQPGAAPKKAQ, via the exons ATGGCCCCTCCTCCGCCTTCCAACCTCCCTCTGGGCCAGCGCCTCGCTGCGCTCGCGCAGACTCTGCAGTTCGCCTGGTTCGCCGGTCACGTTACTCTGCTGCTGGCATCTCTGAGATACGGACTGTCCTACATTACCTTCAACTACAACTCCAAGTGGGCAGCCTTCTCGTACCGTACGGCCTTCGTGTCCGCATGCGTCACCTACGGCATCGTTGTCTACAAGGCATACCGCGCCCGCATGAGGGCCGGTAAGCAGGGCGGTGTTATGGCCCTGGCCACAGACGAGAACGTTCAGTACCTGA TCATGGCGCTTGTCTGGCTCTTCATGCGCCAGGTTCCCCTAGCTGTTCTGCCTTTCACCGTCTACTCCATCTTCCACGTTGCGACCTACGTGCGCTCTAACTTGATCCCCACCATCAGCCCCcagcctgctgctgcttcggCACCTGGCGCTAAGCCCCAGGCTTCGGCTGTCGCCGAAACCATCGGCAAGTTCGTCAAGGAGTACTACGATGCCAGTATGACTCTGGTCGCTCTTCTTGAGATTGCCCTCTGGTTCCGCGTTGTTGGCTCCGCTCTCCTCTTTCAGAAGGGTTCGTGGATCCTGCTCGCTGTCTACACTGTCTTCTTCCGCGCCCGCTACGCACAGAGCAGCTTTGTCCAGGATGCCATCAACCAGGTCACCGCTCGCATTGACGCTCAGCTCGCCAACCAGAGCACCCCTCCTGCGGCTCGTCAGGGCTGGGGAACCTTCAAGAACATTGTCCGCCAGGCTGCTGATGCGACCGACATCCGCAAGTACGTCGGTGGCCAGCCCGGCGCTGCCCCCAAGAAGGCCCAGTAA
- a CDS encoding Cell division control protein 3, variant 2 — protein sequence MESNGAVSPAPPSRASPSPPTTANGSFAADRDTSMANEDAALPQTITAKDPKLAAQMANDLNIVRRKLTGYVGFANLPNQWHRKSVRKGFNFNVMVVGESGLGKSTLVNTLFNTSLYPPKERKPPSIDISKTVSIQSISADIEENGVRLRLTVVDTPGFGDFINNDESWDPIVKNIEQRFDAYLDAENKVNRMNIVDNRIHAVVYFIQPTGHSLKPLDVEVMKKLHTKVNLIPVVAKADTVSDDEIDNFKRRILADIAYHKIQIFEGPRYELDDEETIAENQEIMAKVPFAVVGSNEEVITADGRKVRGRAMPWGVVEVDNEEHCDFVKLRQMLIRTHMEELKENTNNALYENYRSEKLTAMGVQQDSSVFKEINPAVKQEEERSLHEQKLQKMEMEMKMVFQQKVNEKESKLRQSEEELYARHKEMKDQLDRQRGELEEKKARIESGRPLEEKGKRKGFSLR from the exons ATGG AATCCAACGGCGCCGTATCACCCGCCCCTCCCTCACGTGCGTCCCCATCACCACCAACAACCGCGAACGGTTCGTTTGCTGCGGATCGCGACACCTCCATGGCTAACGAAGACGCAGCCCTTCCCCAGACCATCACAGCGAAGGATCCAAAGCTCGCAGCACAGATGGCGAACGACCTGAACATTGTGCGCAGAAAGCTCACCGGCTACGTTGGTTTCGCAAACTTGCCCAACCAGTGGCACCGCAAGAGTGTGCGCAAGGGCTTCAACTTCAACGTTATGGTCGTTG GTGAATCTGGCCTCGGAAAGTCGACACTCGTGAACACACTGTTCAACACTTCCTTGTATCCTCCCAAGGAGCGCAAGCCCCCCAGCATCGATATCTCCAAGACCGTTTCCATACAATCCATCAGCGCTGATATCGAGGAGAACGGCGTTCGCCTGCGATTGACTGTCGTTGACACACCCGGCTTCGGTGACTTCATCAACAATGATGAATCATGGGACCCTATTGTCAAGAACATCGAACAACGATTTGACGCCTATCTGGATGCTGAGAACAAAGTCAACCGCATGAACATCGTTGACAACCGTATCCACGCTGTTGTTTACTTCATCCAACCTACCGGTCACTCGCTCAAGCCTCTTGATGTTGAGGTCATGAAGAAGCTGCATACCAAAGTCAACTTGATCCCCGTGGTTGCCAAGGCTGATACCGTCTCTGACGACGAGATTGACAACTTCAAGCGAAGG ATTCTCGCAGACATCGCCTACCACAAGATCCAGATCTTCGAAGGGCCACGATACGagctcgacgacgaggagacAATTGCCGAGAACCAAGAGATCATGGCCAAGGTGCCTTTCGCCGTTGTCGGTTCTAACGAGGAGGTCATTACGGCTGATGGCCGCAAGGTCCGTGGTCGCGCAATGCCATGGGGTGTTGTTGAGGTCGACAACGAGGAGCACTGCGACTTCGTCAAGCTGCGACAGATGCTCATCCGTACTCACATGGAAGAGCTGAAGGAAAACACCAACAACGCACTCTACGAGAACTACCGCTCCGAGAAGCTTACAGCGATGGGTGTCCAGCAGGACTCCAGCGTGTTCAAGGAGATCAACCCTGCGGTCAAGCAGGAGGAGGAGCGCTCGTTGCACGAGCAGAAGCTCCAGaagatggagatggagatgaAGATGGTCTTCCAGCAGAAGGTCAACGAGAAGGAAAGCAAGTTGCGACAGAGCGAAGAGGAGCTGTACGCCCGTCACAAGGAGATGAAAGACCAGCTCGACCGACAACGAGGAGAGctcgaggagaagaaggcaCGCATCGAATCCGGACGGCCGCTGGAAGAGAAGGGCAAGAGGAAGGGCTTCTCCCTCCGTTAA